In Calothrix sp. PCC 7507, one DNA window encodes the following:
- a CDS encoding DUF3536 domain-containing protein has translation MTSAAELPASSGSTFTSHQDLKQTQESDRLSNKTGVFVTVHGHFYQPPRENPYLDAIERQPSATPFHDWNERIHWECYRPNAFARILNDRGEVVGIVNNYEYMSFNIGPTLMSWLERHDVEVYQRILEADTKSSERLHGHGNAIAQVYNHIIMPLANERDKYTQIRWGVEDFRSRFGRDPEGMWLAETAVDYATLEALVAEGIRFIILAPSQSQRCRPFPTQDDPHPEWHEVGGSQIDPTRPYRCYLPDSYSSKDKPYIDIFFYDGPISRDMGFSDVVYNSHHFAGRVGAAVRGDHRPAQLISVATDGETFGHHKKGTEKTLAYAFIGEFPNHGWTVTNFAHYLSLNPPTWEVEIKPVTAWSCAHGVDRWQDDCGCGGEGGVWHQKWRRPLRDALNWLRDQLTEVYEEYGKQLFGDPWQARDEYIQVIRDRSPANVSRFLSRHQTHKLTAAEQVDALRLLEMQRHALLMFTSCGWFFEEISRPEGTQILRYAARALELAGDVAGVQLEKGFVKHLGLAPSNVDTFKHGGEVYHQQVLTAQIGFQQVAAHYAITSLFANHKTPENRSSVTSQDAASKQPHPYQKRVYCYTANELDYQLQRMGSLTLVVGHLKLVSEITWESEHLVFAVLHLGGWDFHCCIQKFSGRRDYSEIKEKLFTALQQASAAHTILVMTQLFREEAFNLQDLFAEERHRIMQLLSQETLTRLNQLYTQAYRDNYGVIMAFHRDELTVPQELQVAAEIALGYRCMMTLRSLEQDITEPQTSWNHIVELEAIATEAKHLRCRLNIPEGRQILEQLIVRSIWQLLHDPNGTVDADIQRLEKLIDVGYQLNLGISLHRSQELYFSGLHNQIASMCFTTLDHDQDTNKCPNLLKLGQKLAVDVSAIVNQLV, from the coding sequence ATGACTTCTGCTGCTGAACTGCCAGCTAGTTCTGGCTCAACATTCACATCACACCAAGATCTCAAACAGACTCAGGAGAGCGATCGCCTGAGCAATAAGACTGGCGTTTTTGTCACCGTACACGGTCATTTCTACCAGCCACCAAGGGAAAACCCTTATCTGGATGCGATAGAACGCCAACCGAGTGCTACACCTTTCCATGATTGGAATGAGCGCATTCATTGGGAATGCTATCGTCCAAATGCCTTTGCCAGGATCTTAAATGACCGGGGCGAAGTAGTGGGGATCGTGAACAACTACGAGTATATGAGCTTTAATATCGGCCCTACACTGATGTCATGGCTAGAACGCCACGATGTGGAAGTTTATCAGCGGATTTTAGAGGCCGATACCAAGAGTTCTGAACGTTTGCATGGTCATGGGAATGCGATCGCCCAAGTATACAATCACATCATCATGCCCCTGGCTAACGAACGCGATAAATACACCCAAATTCGCTGGGGTGTAGAAGATTTCCGTTCCCGTTTTGGTCGTGATCCCGAAGGTATGTGGTTAGCGGAAACGGCTGTAGACTACGCCACGTTAGAGGCTTTGGTGGCTGAAGGCATTCGCTTCATTATCCTTGCACCATCCCAGTCTCAGCGTTGTCGTCCTTTCCCCACTCAGGATGATCCCCACCCCGAATGGCACGAAGTTGGCGGTAGTCAGATTGATCCCACACGCCCCTATCGTTGTTATTTGCCGGATAGTTATTCGTCAAAAGACAAACCCTATATCGACATCTTCTTCTACGATGGTCCGATCTCGCGGGATATGGGTTTTAGTGATGTTGTTTATAATTCCCATCATTTCGCAGGGCGCGTTGGTGCTGCAGTCCGTGGGGATCATCGCCCAGCACAGTTGATTTCAGTAGCGACAGATGGGGAAACCTTCGGACACCATAAGAAAGGCACCGAAAAAACTTTAGCCTATGCTTTTATTGGCGAGTTTCCCAATCACGGCTGGACAGTGACGAACTTTGCCCACTACCTCAGTTTAAACCCCCCGACCTGGGAAGTGGAAATAAAACCAGTCACAGCCTGGAGTTGCGCCCACGGTGTCGATAGATGGCAGGATGACTGCGGCTGTGGTGGTGAAGGAGGTGTTTGGCATCAAAAATGGCGTCGCCCCTTGCGGGATGCCTTAAATTGGCTGCGGGATCAGCTAACTGAGGTGTATGAAGAATATGGTAAGCAACTTTTTGGCGATCCCTGGCAAGCACGGGATGAGTATATTCAGGTAATCCGCGATCGCTCTCCCGCTAATGTGAGTCGGTTTCTTTCTCGCCATCAAACCCACAAACTCACAGCCGCAGAACAAGTAGACGCTTTACGCCTGCTGGAAATGCAGCGTCATGCTTTATTAATGTTCACCAGCTGCGGTTGGTTTTTTGAAGAAATTTCTCGCCCAGAAGGGACACAGATTCTCCGCTACGCCGCCCGTGCTTTGGAATTGGCGGGAGATGTAGCAGGTGTTCAGTTAGAGAAAGGCTTCGTCAAACATCTGGGTTTAGCACCCAGTAACGTTGATACCTTCAAGCACGGTGGCGAAGTTTATCACCAACAGGTGCTAACTGCCCAAATTGGTTTCCAGCAAGTAGCAGCCCATTACGCTATTACTTCCCTGTTTGCCAATCACAAAACACCTGAAAACCGTAGTTCTGTTACTAGCCAAGATGCTGCTAGCAAACAGCCTCATCCTTATCAAAAGCGAGTTTATTGCTACACCGCCAATGAGTTAGATTACCAACTCCAACGCATGGGATCATTGACTCTGGTGGTAGGCCATTTAAAGCTAGTGTCAGAAATTACCTGGGAAAGTGAACATTTGGTGTTTGCAGTTCTGCATTTGGGAGGCTGGGACTTCCACTGCTGCATTCAAAAATTTTCTGGGCGGCGTGACTACAGCGAAATCAAAGAAAAGCTGTTTACAGCGCTGCAACAGGCTAGTGCGGCTCATACTATCTTGGTGATGACGCAGCTATTTAGAGAAGAAGCTTTCAATTTGCAGGATCTATTTGCGGAAGAACGTCACCGGATCATGCAGTTGTTGAGTCAAGAAACACTGACTCGCTTGAATCAGCTTTATACTCAAGCCTACCGCGATAATTACGGCGTGATTATGGCGTTCCACCGCGATGAACTAACTGTACCCCAAGAATTGCAGGTAGCCGCCGAGATTGCGTTGGGGTATCGCTGTATGATGACGTTGCGATCGCTGGAGCAAGATATCACAGAACCACAAACAAGTTGGAATCACATAGTAGAATTAGAAGCGATCGCCACAGAAGCCAAGCATCTGCGTTGTCGGCTGAATATTCCGGAAGGTAGGCAGATATTGGAACAGTTAATTGTGCGATCAATCTGGCAATTGTTACACGATCCCAACGGCACCGTAGATGCAGATATCCAACGCTTAGAAAAGTTGATTGATGTCGGATATCAACTAAATCTCGGCATTTCCCTGCACCGCTCCCAAGAACTATATTTCAGCGGTTTACACAATCAAATAGCGTCGATGTGTTTCACCACTCTTGATCACGATCAAGATACGAATAAATGTCCTAACTTGTTGAAATTGGGGCAAAAGTTAGCCGTTGATGTGAGTGCGATCGTCAATCAGTTAGTGTAG
- the cax gene encoding calcium/proton exchanger encodes MSVKNTIFLVLLLFIPVSLAAHFLEWGELIVFITAGLAILPLAAWMGTATEEIAVVVGPSLGGLLNATFGNATELIIALVALQAGLVDVVKASITGSIIGNLLLVMGLSMFLGGLRYKEQTFQSVVARVNASSMNLAVIAILLPTAMNYTSIGISQQTVQNLSLAVAVVLILVYALTLLFSMKTHAYLYDVGVAESESEEPSHEKPNLWLWSGVLLVCTLFVALESEMLVDSLEVATSQLGLTSLFTGVILVPIIGNAAEHATAVTVAMKDKMDLSLSVAVGSSMQIALFVAPVLVIAGWVFGQPMDLDFQPFELVAVAVSVLIANSISSDGKSNWLEGTLLLAAYTVLGFAFYFHPVIDGIG; translated from the coding sequence ATGTCAGTCAAAAACACTATTTTTCTCGTTTTGTTACTATTTATCCCGGTTTCCTTAGCGGCTCACTTTTTGGAGTGGGGAGAATTGATAGTTTTCATCACAGCTGGATTAGCGATTCTACCTTTAGCCGCTTGGATGGGTACAGCCACAGAAGAAATTGCTGTGGTAGTCGGGCCATCATTGGGGGGGTTATTAAATGCTACCTTTGGCAATGCTACAGAATTGATCATTGCCTTAGTTGCTCTGCAAGCTGGACTAGTAGATGTGGTCAAAGCTAGCATCACGGGATCAATTATCGGCAACTTACTATTGGTCATGGGTCTTTCGATGTTTTTGGGGGGACTACGCTACAAAGAACAAACATTTCAGTCAGTTGTGGCGCGGGTGAATGCTTCGTCGATGAATTTGGCAGTAATTGCTATTTTGTTGCCAACGGCGATGAACTACACTTCTATCGGCATTAGCCAACAAACTGTACAAAATCTTTCCCTGGCGGTGGCTGTAGTATTGATTCTGGTCTACGCGCTGACGCTACTATTTTCGATGAAAACCCACGCTTATTTATATGATGTGGGTGTGGCAGAATCAGAATCAGAGGAACCATCACATGAAAAGCCAAATCTTTGGCTGTGGAGTGGGGTGTTGCTCGTATGTACTCTTTTTGTCGCCCTAGAGTCGGAAATGCTGGTCGATTCTTTGGAAGTAGCCACATCCCAGCTAGGTTTAACATCACTGTTTACTGGGGTGATTCTTGTGCCAATTATTGGTAACGCTGCTGAACATGCGACAGCAGTCACAGTGGCGATGAAGGATAAGATGGATCTTTCTTTGTCTGTAGCTGTGGGATCGAGTATGCAAATTGCTTTATTTGTTGCTCCCGTATTAGTTATAGCAGGCTGGGTGTTTGGTCAGCCGATGGATTTAGATTTCCAGCCTTTTGAATTAGTAGCGGTAGCTGTGTCAGTGCTAATTGCCAATAGCATTAGTTCTGATGGTAAGTCTAATTGGCTAGAAGGCACATTACTATTAGCTGCTTATACAGTATTGGGGTTTGCCTTTTACTTCCATCCCGTGATTGATGGCATCGGGTAA
- a CDS encoding peptidoglycan-binding protein translates to MNARTTSNPTLPNLRFGDSGDAVRVLQRLLLNNRYSVKLDGSFGAVTETAVKAFQNQRNLLADGIVGSRTWRELIQ, encoded by the coding sequence ATGAATGCACGAACTACTTCTAACCCCACCTTACCAAATCTACGTTTCGGTGATTCAGGTGATGCTGTTAGAGTCTTGCAACGATTGTTATTAAATAACCGCTACTCTGTAAAACTTGATGGGTCTTTCGGTGCTGTAACAGAGACTGCAGTTAAAGCATTTCAAAACCAGCGCAATTTATTGGCAGATGGAATAGTTGGTTCTCGCACCTGGCGTGAGTTGATACAGTAA
- a CDS encoding peptidoglycan-binding protein, producing MSELSLLMTGVLKTGQPSLPNLLEKQPFHTKNGVQNSIQSHLPRLVVTAQITPPEFIQTDRSSPDTSSALKLNTIRKQLPSSSYPVLLAQFSDSESVVAARRRAVRIRFQRVSSRPLPVVSFGSSGVAVRVLQRLLISNGYGMQVDGVFGPFTETAVKAFQNRRDLLPDGVVGQRTWRELTI from the coding sequence ATGAGTGAACTTAGCCTGCTCATGACGGGCGTTTTAAAAACAGGACAACCATCTCTGCCTAATTTGCTGGAAAAGCAACCATTTCATACCAAAAATGGTGTGCAGAATTCAATACAGAGTCATTTACCCCGGTTAGTGGTAACTGCTCAAATCACGCCACCTGAATTCATACAGACAGATAGAAGTTCCCCGGACACCTCATCAGCACTGAAACTCAACACAATCAGAAAACAACTTCCTTCTTCAAGTTACCCCGTCTTATTAGCTCAGTTTAGTGATTCCGAGAGTGTAGTGGCGGCGAGACGTAGAGCAGTCAGAATACGCTTCCAGAGGGTTAGTAGCCGACCTCTACCAGTTGTGAGCTTTGGTAGCTCAGGTGTTGCTGTGAGAGTGTTGCAACGGCTGTTAATTTCTAACGGCTATGGGATGCAAGTTGATGGGGTTTTCGGACCATTTACAGAAACTGCTGTCAAAGCCTTTCAAAATCGGCGAGATTTACTACCAGATGGAGTGGTTGGTCAGAGAACCTGGAGAGAATTGACAATTTAG
- a CDS encoding GNAT family N-acetyltransferase: protein MQIPQLETQRLILRGWREEDFDAYSEMCGDPEVMRYIGAGKPLSCEESWRNMAMILGHWYLRGYGLWAVEERQSGEMIGRIGCHQPHGWPGFEIGWTLRRAYWRRGFAIEAARAALNYAFAELQQSHVISLIRPENVASRRVAEKLGEKLTGKMEFMGGEAVIYGMRREDWQLI, encoded by the coding sequence ATGCAGATTCCGCAACTAGAAACCCAACGTCTGATCCTGCGTGGATGGCGTGAAGAAGACTTTGATGCCTACTCCGAAATGTGTGGTGACCCTGAAGTCATGCGTTACATCGGTGCGGGTAAACCATTATCTTGTGAGGAGTCTTGGCGAAATATGGCGATGATACTTGGTCACTGGTATTTGCGGGGCTATGGCCTGTGGGCTGTGGAGGAACGCCAAAGTGGTGAGATGATTGGCAGGATTGGCTGCCATCAACCGCACGGCTGGCCTGGATTTGAGATTGGCTGGACGTTGCGGCGAGCTTATTGGAGACGAGGTTTCGCTATAGAAGCGGCCAGAGCAGCACTAAACTATGCTTTTGCAGAATTGCAGCAGTCTCATGTGATTAGTTTGATTCGTCCTGAGAATGTTGCTTCTCGAAGAGTTGCGGAGAAATTAGGAGAAAAATTAACAGGAAAAATGGAATTTATGGGAGGCGAAGCGGTAATTTATGGGATGCGTCGGGAAGATTGGCAGCTAATTTAA
- the glpK gene encoding glycerol kinase GlpK, producing MQTLGSTNQSSGYILALDLGTTGNRAFVFNAEGKIVANAYKELTQYYPQAGWLEHDPQEIWQDTCSLMENAIAHAQISPTEIVALGLTVQRETCLIWDKTTGKPLHRAIVWQDRRTAPLCHQLQAQGYTQEIYDRTGLIIDAYFSATKLRWLLDQFPDVDRHHLLAGTIDTWVLWNLTGGRVHATDHSNASRTMLMNLQTCEWDENLLDLFQIPAHILPQIHPSLGKFGVTDAAVLGASIPITAILGDQQAALFGHGCDRPGLMKCTYGTGSFLVAHTGNEVVRSQQQLISTVAWTQEQQSSKLDVGYALEGSMFTSGACIQWLRDGIKLITTAAETESMANQVPDNGGVYFVPAFSGLGAPYWDMSARGAFFGLTARVQPQHLVRAVLEAIAYQVAEVVQAINASTSTPMAQLTVDGGACENNFLMQFQADVLGIPVERPTIRDTTVQGAAFAAGLAVGFWHSYATLVQQRQIDRVFEPSLDRHTALTNFATWQKAVKRTLTETVIS from the coding sequence ATGCAGACACTTGGCAGCACAAATCAATCATCTGGCTACATTTTGGCACTGGACTTGGGCACAACAGGGAACCGAGCGTTTGTGTTTAACGCTGAAGGCAAGATTGTGGCAAACGCATATAAAGAACTCACACAGTATTATCCACAGGCTGGATGGTTGGAGCATGACCCGCAAGAAATTTGGCAGGATACTTGCTCTTTGATGGAAAATGCGATCGCTCATGCTCAAATTTCCCCGACTGAGATTGTCGCTCTGGGATTAACCGTGCAGCGGGAAACCTGCTTAATTTGGGACAAAACTACAGGTAAACCACTCCATCGGGCGATCGTTTGGCAAGACCGCCGCACGGCTCCCTTGTGTCATCAGTTACAAGCACAAGGCTATACCCAAGAGATTTACGATCGCACTGGTTTAATTATTGATGCCTATTTCTCTGCTACTAAGTTGAGGTGGTTGTTAGATCAGTTTCCCGATGTTGACCGTCACCACCTCTTAGCAGGGACAATTGATACTTGGGTGTTGTGGAATCTCACTGGCGGACGAGTACACGCCACCGACCACAGCAACGCCAGCCGCACCATGTTGATGAATCTCCAGACCTGTGAGTGGGATGAGAATTTACTGGATCTGTTCCAGATTCCCGCTCATATCTTGCCCCAGATTCACCCCAGCCTGGGAAAATTTGGCGTCACAGATGCGGCTGTGCTGGGCGCTAGCATCCCAATTACGGCAATTTTGGGAGATCAGCAAGCGGCTTTGTTTGGTCATGGCTGCGATCGCCCTGGTTTGATGAAATGCACCTACGGCACTGGTAGCTTTTTGGTGGCTCACACTGGTAATGAAGTTGTACGATCACAGCAGCAACTAATTTCGACAGTCGCATGGACACAAGAGCAACAGAGCAGTAAGTTAGATGTCGGCTATGCCCTAGAAGGCAGTATGTTTACTAGTGGTGCTTGTATCCAATGGTTACGCGATGGCATCAAATTAATTACCACTGCCGCCGAAACTGAATCTATGGCCAATCAAGTCCCAGATAACGGAGGAGTATACTTTGTGCCAGCATTTAGCGGACTAGGCGCACCATACTGGGATATGAGCGCGAGAGGAGCTTTTTTCGGACTGACTGCTAGGGTACAACCACAGCATCTGGTACGCGCCGTTCTGGAAGCGATCGCCTACCAAGTAGCAGAAGTGGTGCAAGCGATTAACGCATCTACTAGCACTCCAATGGCGCAATTAACCGTAGATGGTGGTGCTTGCGAGAATAATTTTCTCATGCAGTTCCAAGCAGACGTGTTAGGAATTCCCGTTGAACGCCCCACGATCCGCGACACAACTGTGCAGGGTGCCGCATTTGCGGCAGGACTAGCCGTAGGATTTTGGCATAGTTATGCAACACTAGTACAGCAACGGCAAATAGACCGAGTGTTTGAGCCTAGTCTAGACAGGCATACTGCATTGACAAACTTCGCCACTTGGCAAAAAGCAGTTAAACGCACTCTGACTGAAACAGTTATCAGTTAA
- a CDS encoding 4Fe-4S single cluster domain-containing protein gives METQPTNPSLALTEIPPGHLNIMGYVDESEVNGPGCRAVVWVQGCPRECAGCFNPESWSFEINQLIAVDTLAENILKNPRNTGVTFSGGEPFWQASALASLARKLKAAGLNVMSFTGFTLKQLQSKSAPPGSQELLEQLDILVDGPFVESLAIHSPNSPVSSRNQRVNVLNPALQDQITWASDQIEIHILKDGSRIVTGYQGSLELS, from the coding sequence ATGGAAACCCAGCCAACTAACCCATCACTAGCACTCACAGAAATTCCCCCTGGTCATCTTAACATCATGGGTTACGTTGATGAGTCAGAAGTCAACGGACCTGGTTGTCGTGCAGTTGTCTGGGTGCAGGGTTGTCCTCGTGAGTGTGCAGGCTGTTTTAATCCGGAATCTTGGTCATTTGAGATTAACCAACTGATTGCTGTTGATACCCTCGCAGAAAATATCCTCAAGAACCCCCGCAATACAGGTGTGACTTTCTCTGGTGGTGAACCCTTTTGGCAAGCATCTGCTTTGGCTTCTCTGGCTCGCAAGCTGAAGGCTGCTGGCTTAAATGTCATGTCCTTTACAGGCTTCACCCTCAAGCAACTACAGTCTAAATCCGCACCTCCAGGTTCTCAAGAATTACTAGAACAACTGGATATTCTCGTTGACGGGCCGTTTGTGGAATCTCTCGCCATTCATTCTCCCAACTCCCCAGTTTCTTCTCGAAATCAACGAGTTAATGTCCTCAATCCAGCCTTGCAAGACCAAATTACCTGGGCTAGCGATCAGATAGAAATTCACATTCTCAAGGATGGTAGCCGCATTGTGACTGGCTACCAGGGTTCTTTGGAGTTGAGTTAA
- a CDS encoding DNA polymerase beta superfamily protein, whose protein sequence is MEIPNPISTIICQQPYPLLFATISGSHLYGFPSPDSDYDLRGVHILPVRELVGLDTGTETIAISESYSSLELDLVTHDIKKFFLLLLKKNGYVLEQLYSPLILKTTPEHEELKCIAKGCITRHHSHHYFGFAATQWKLFAKEQPHQVKPLLYVYRVLLSGIYLMQTGVVEANLIKLNEVFNLPYIHDLIAQKLSDREQSILSNFDMAFYQQEYERLRSQLQTVYETSKLPEASVAKAALHDLLLRLRTRS, encoded by the coding sequence ATGGAAATCCCCAACCCTATTAGCACAATTATTTGCCAACAGCCTTATCCGCTTTTATTTGCAACCATCAGCGGTTCTCATTTGTATGGCTTTCCGTCACCAGATTCTGATTATGATCTGCGCGGTGTACATATTTTACCAGTACGAGAATTAGTAGGATTAGATACTGGGACTGAAACTATCGCCATCTCAGAAAGCTACTCATCTTTAGAACTAGATTTGGTCACTCATGATATCAAAAAATTCTTCTTATTACTCCTCAAAAAGAATGGCTATGTCTTAGAACAACTGTATTCGCCTTTAATCCTCAAAACTACACCAGAACATGAGGAACTGAAATGTATTGCGAAAGGCTGTATTACTCGTCATCATAGTCACCACTATTTTGGTTTTGCAGCAACACAATGGAAACTTTTCGCCAAAGAACAGCCACATCAAGTTAAGCCATTGCTTTATGTTTATCGCGTGCTGTTATCTGGAATTTACCTTATGCAGACAGGAGTAGTTGAAGCTAATTTAATCAAGCTCAATGAGGTTTTTAATTTACCATACATTCATGATTTAATTGCCCAAAAGCTGAGTGATAGAGAACAGTCTATTTTGTCAAATTTCGATATGGCTTTTTATCAGCAAGAATATGAGCGACTGCGTAGTCAGTTGCAAACGGTTTATGAAACCAGTAAATTACCTGAAGCATCTGTGGCGAAGGCAGCGTTACATGACTTGCTATTGCGGTTGAGAACTAGGAGTTAG
- a CDS encoding DUF423 domain-containing protein yields MTQIFLSIAAVLGGLSVAAGAFASHALREKISERSLEIFETGARYQMYHALALLLVAVLLSRSESPPSTLIASGWLFIIGIAIFSGSLYALSLTGIKSLGAITPLGGVAFLAGWGALAIAAGSGKF; encoded by the coding sequence ATGACGCAGATTTTTTTGAGTATAGCTGCTGTTTTGGGTGGTTTGTCTGTTGCGGCTGGTGCTTTTGCTTCCCATGCTTTACGGGAAAAAATTAGTGAGCGATCGCTAGAAATTTTTGAAACTGGCGCTCGTTATCAAATGTACCACGCTCTTGCACTTTTACTAGTAGCAGTACTACTGAGTCGTAGCGAATCGCCTCCATCTACCCTCATCGCTAGTGGTTGGCTATTTATCATTGGTATTGCCATTTTCTCAGGGAGCTTGTATGCCTTGAGTTTAACTGGTATTAAATCCTTGGGAGCAATTACACCACTCGGAGGAGTAGCATTTCTGGCTGGTTGGGGTGCTTTGGCTATTGCAGCTGGAAGTGGAAAATTTTAA